One Nicotiana tomentosiformis chromosome 1, ASM39032v3, whole genome shotgun sequence genomic window, caaacttaagaactttaagttcttcaatttacttccaatacgccgaaacatacttaagctacccggaatgacacgaaactttgcgtgcaagtcttaaatcattatacagaactattcccaaactcggaattccaaacggacttcaatttctcaaaaacctactccaaaccaaatttaaagaactttaaatctttaaatagttgattttcactattaagcgccaaaacgctcccgggttatccaaaacccgattcgaacatacgtccaaagtccgaaatcatcatacgaacctattggaaccgtcaaatcccgattccagggtcgttttctcaaaatgttgaccgaagtcaaacttgacctttttaaggctaacttaaggaactaagtgttccgatttcaaccgacacacttccaaatcccgaaccaaccatccccgcaagtcataaattaacaaaaatattctcggagagttttattttagggaacgagtttctaaaagttaaaatgaccggttgggtcattacatatatatatatatatatatatatatatatatatatatatatatatatatatatatatatatatatatatatatatataatttttagatGATTGACAAATGTTTAACTTGCCCAAGAATATGATGGTTTAATTCGATGTAGTTTAAGCAGGAGTTCGAATGCATGTGTGGGCTATATAAATCAATGGACAGTCTTTGTCCTATTGAAAATACAAGTGAAGATCCAAATAGAAAAGTAAAAAATATTCATAATTGGAGGAATTGTGACAATTCTAACTGCAGtaatattaattatttattttggcTTTAAAAACATTCAAAATATTATACTGTATTATCAAATTGTATAGTCTGTGGGTATTTTCATAAATAGTTTGTCGCTAATACGTATTAAGCGTATCACGAAAGTAGCCGGAaacctttttttttaaataatttaggGACAATTTGAGAGACCTCTTCTCaaactttttgatttttttcgtAACATTCTTTTTACCTTTTtcattaatataaataaaatataatttgacAACGTGCCATTTCTAATTTTAAGCActtctaattaattaattttatgaaTATTTTCTCTAACAGAAAAGAATAAGATTAAACATCGTTTTTTGCAAAAGAGAACAGATTAGGCAGCTGCAATTTTATGTCTTTTGCAGATTAATTATtcactattttttattttatgagttTTGATTCTATACAATAATTGTCACATATGAACACTACATCAATTTTGCGTTGCGGAACGTCAGGAGATGTTTATGACATTTAACTCTTTTATTTAAGTTAGGAATAGGAATGTGTGTTTCATAATTTACAAAGGATACTTATTTCCGTTTTCTAGCTCGAAAGAGCAGCCAAACCAGCTGCGAAATTGCTGAAAAACCAGTCCGAAAATCCCAGAAAAGTTGTCCTAAAATCAACACCAAAAATCCGACGAAACATCGTCCAAATCCAGCCACAAAATCCCTCGAAACGACCCCCTTTTACACTTGAAATAGTTGTCCAAATCTAGTCGATTCGGTATAATTTTTGTCCAGATCTTAGTTCGAGGTCGATGGAGTGGGTTCCGGTCTTGGCTTATTCGAAAAAGAACTCTCTGTAGTTAGCTTGAACATTCATCTAATAAAAGTTGAAAGTCAGCGTTCTGTTGGTCTATTTCCTAAAGTTTGTAGTCTGCTTTATTCGGAGGTTTGAGCTAGCTTCTTATTGCGAATTCTTAATATGTTCCTTTAGATTCTTTGTTGTTTCCTATAGTTCGTTCTTCGTGAATGTTTTCTTTGCTTTGATTTGTTTGCTTTACTCGCTATTTAATTGATCATTTTAATTAGATGAACATTGGTCATGTCGAAGGTTTTCCCATTAGTTTCCTTTATTTGATTCTTTAGAAAAGAAAGAGGAGGGTGTGCTTGAGGGttatttcaatttcatttttattaGAGTTTAGCATTGTTCAACTTAGTACAAAATAAGGATGTGCTAGATTTGATTtccttctaaaaagaaagaagaaaaattcatCTTTTCTTTTGAGATTTAGTATCTGAAGTTAATTGATGGACCATCTATTGGTTTAATACTCTAAGAAACAATGGGCTCAAATAACATTGAATCATGCTGGGCCAATTTCATAAACCGATTTGTCCAAATACATAAGATGTCCTCAGCTACTAAGTGGGTCAAGTATTAGTGAAACTCTACATATCTTTTCACAGTGTTATATCCACAATTCAATAGCCTtgcaataatctcaaagtttaggaaTACTAATGAATACCGCTAGTACAATTTTAGGCGCGTTTTAAActtattatcgtgattatgtatacgttcgcgtgacataattatgattcccaaaataaatcaaggtacgctTCGTGCGACTTTGGCCAAAAATAATCTTGTAAATAATACTTGAGCCACTGAGTATTGATGTAAGAGTTTTGttctaaaaaagaatattttaaggataaaatagtaaaaatactTGATCAAatttaaagtgcttataagcaAAAATTtcataagttgggggtgaccaacttatgacttttggcttatttttgactTATAAGCACGTGACTTATAAGTACTTTTAACTTTATCAAACGCGTAGATAAGTCGAAAAGTACTTATAagctagtttgaccagcttataagttTAGCCAAATACCCTCTATGTCTTTTTACGTATTTTATCGTTTTGTAGTTTTATCAAATAAAATTACAAGTATAACTTCTAACAATATGAAATTGAAAGGAGAATAGACATAGAAAGCAAACAAAGAATCAAATTAAGATGTGCTAACAGCTCAATTTGACCACCAACGACAGTGTTGATGGATATAGGTTCCTCTGCCCTTAACCAAAGGTTGAACTCTGACTATAGAAAATATCCTGTTAAGAAGCAATTTTTCCTATACTGTGCATTACGTGGCACATAAGCCCCAATATAATTACCAAAAATCGtgtaaaaaaaaataatgaaCTTAAATTCATCCGTGGAAAAGAAAAGGAGATGCCTAGTTGTTCTAGAAGAAAAAAAGGAGTCAAgaagttttttttttatatagattTTATGAATATTTCTTTCAGTATAGTTAAAGAATGATTATCTTTCATCATTCATCACGAAATTAATCTTAGTAAATCTACTAGTTTTATAGTAGTGTTATGTCAAATTGTCAATGATGCAGTGAAGTTTATATGCATATCTCGGCTCTCGCTATATAATTTCTCGAAAATGACTTCTATTAATTAAGCAGTTTATAATCGAACGCGCAGCACTATATATCATCCCggcctcatttttttttttttttgtaaaacctCTCAACCGTTatatttagtatatatatatataagcaattAGAAGTTAAAAAAGCTGCCCCGCTTCACCTCTAAAGATTGATATTCCATCTTAGAGAGGAACTTCACCTTCTATACTCCACAGTGATCAGCATGTGTTGTACGAACTTGGCTCCGCGCCGCCGCCGCCGTGTAAGAGTTAGAGTAATCAACATACTTGAATTTAAACTAGAAAAGAAGTACCACAATAATTTGGACTACGCATTATGGGCTCTCCAAATACTTGAACATGATTCAAATTCAATAGTGCAAGCCACTATCAGATCATGTGAAAGACCTGAAAAGATCTTCGAATTGCAAGTTACTCCAGAAGGATCTCCTGTGGTTGCAATCCTAAAAGTACCGATTTCGAGTTTTTCTCAACAAGATTATTCCTATGTTAACACTTGCTCCCGGATCAAATTTGACGTAAATGATTTAATGCAAGCAGTCGGAGCGTTTCGTGATCATGACTCTATCTCAATAACTGCGTACTATGAAGAGCGAGGAGAAGATGTACACTGCTATATGCGCATCACATCACTTGACCCACTACGTAAGTACATTGCTTAATTGTCTTCTTTTTTCATTTCAAGTTATTATCATATATTAGTCAATTTCTTGGAAGAAATTCAAGCTTTTGTGTAACGCTTAGTTGTTAGGAGTACTTTTTCTtgaaaaaatttcaactttcttACAGTTTCTTGAAAAAATATTTCAACTTCTTGTTGATCTTAATCGCTTTCTTGAAgaaatttaagtttttttttgTGTGTAATTATGCTTAGTTGCTTGTTAGCTCTTGGATTAAAGATTTCAACTTTGTGATGCTTACAGATTCTTGGCAAAATCTTTTAGCTAGGTTCTTGTTGATCTTAATCACTTTCTTGAAAgaattttaagttttttttaatGCTCAGTTGTTAGTTTCTTAGGCGAAAAATTCAACTTTTTGTGATTCTTTTTAGTTTCTTGAATAATATCTGTCAAGTTCTTGTGATTAATCAGCGAATCTTCCGAGTTCTTGGAAAAAGAAACAAAAGTCTGTCTTGAATTATTGCTTAATTATGATTTTAGTCCTTGTATTAATTATTTCAGTCAGTCTAAATTGTGTTGTCTAACGTTTTGGCATTTTATAAGCCAAAACGATGCTAACTTTGttaagcctagctgcctgagaagctttcctatatatatatatatagaagttGTTGATTATACTATTCTCTTCTAGCACAACGTAACTTTTAGTTTCctacctattttctttttggtgatGTTCATTAACTCCTAGAAAAAGTTACGTTTAGTGTTTTCTTGGGATGCAAATGTCTCCATTTGGGAGTTTTAGTTGAGTACTTTTAGCTATATTCCTTGGTAGATTTATGTTGAATTATTGGAATTTTGTTTGTCTTAGGAATTGTTGAGGGAAGGGAACGCGTTGTGGATATTGAAATTCAGTCTGAGGATGATGCTTACATTGACGTGTCCGAACAGATTTATCAAGGGCTTATTGGGATACCACCGGCCACGTTACGACAGATTTTTAAATCTCACGTTGCaggtatatataatttttttacacAAATTTAGCATCTTTTTCTTTGATTTAACTAAGTTAATTGTTGAATTAATGCTTCTGTAACTTACTTAAATGAAGGTCAATTAATAGTCTCACTCACCAGCACTCAGGTGAGATTCAGAACGACGACTGTAGACATAGTACTTTCCAAAGAGGTAAGTATAAGTACGTGATCGGTGAGATTAATTAAGATGCATCGCCTTCTCTTTGTTGATTTAATATTATCTTGTTCTGGAATGCAGGATAAAGAATGCATTATTGGGGGTATATTCGATCATGAAACTGAATTAAGCTTGGATTTGGACATGGTCAAACAGTCATGGGATTTTGCTTTGGTAGAAACCGACATTGTTTGGCTGTCAACGGCACGAAATGGGTTTACGTTGATCTCTTTCTCATTTTGGCCTCTGGGGActctctcttttttctttaaaGCAAGGTATCATGATCTAAAAGAAATCCATAACACTTGTTATGTTAAACACATGCATGTTGAATCCAAAAGAAACACTCCAAGATGTGCCTGATATATATAGCATCCCCCTATCATGTTTTCCACTTTAGAGTTCAGCCTACATTATATTCACAGCTAGACCAAaaccacaaacaattctcaacaCCCTACACATTTTCTGCAATAATATTCTTCCCAATAGGATCCACTTAAGTTGTATCTCTGATCTTAAATTTAGATTTTAATAATTGCCACTATTATGTTTGTTACGTTATATTGTAATGAGCTGCTGCTTTAATTATTGCAGCAGAAATCTGGCAAGGACTAAGTTGTTGTTTTCATATCCAAAAGATCTAAAGTGTTCATGTCCTCATATATATATCACCAAGCTTTTTTGTGCAGAAGATAGAAAATACGAAGACAGAGATGGATATATGACGGATAAAGAGATGAAGATTGAGAGTTCCAAGATTGATTTTCTGTAGATTTTAACCTCGTGCTAGAAGAACGTTTGGTGACCATTTACATGCATTTGCAAATCACATAGACTTGGCAGTGGTATGACTGCTCTGCATTGACTAAAACCAGGAGAATGAGATTATATTGCGGATTTTTACTTTGTCATTTGGAATTTATGCAAGTTCAAAATTGATAATACTCCTAGGAAAAACAATTATCATGAATGGCAATACAATTTAACAGTTGATGTATCTTATTTCTTTCTATCGCTGATGTTTTTTTTAATGTACACAAATTTATGTATCTTTTATAGTTTTGTCAACTTAAAAGATAATTTTACTTAAAAGATAGAATTTGAGAAAGAATAATTCTTTCTAGTTACATAATTCAAAAACTTAGTTAATAGTTCACACTATTCAAGGAAGTAATTTACTTTTTATTGATTCAAATTTTTAATATTCGCTC contains:
- the LOC138906447 gene encoding uncharacterized protein, which gives rise to MCCTNLAPRRRRRVRVRVINILEFKLEKKYHNNLDYALWALQILEHDSNSIVQATIRSCERPEKIFELQVTPEGSPVVAILKVPISSFSQQDYSYVNTCSRIKFDVNDLMQAVGAFRDHDSISITAYYEERGEDVHCYMRITSLDPLRIVEGRERVVDIEIQSEDDAYIDVSEQIYQGLIGIPPATLRQIFKSHVAGQLIVSLTSTQVRFRTTTVDIVLSKEDKECIIGGIFDHETELSLDLDMVKQSWDFALVETDIVWLSTARNGFTLISFSFWPLGTLSFFFKARYHDLKEIHNTCYVKHMHVESKRNTPRCA